The Epilithonimonas zeae genome contains a region encoding:
- the mgtE gene encoding magnesium transporter — translation MENQEIILNPADIAESLSKLPAEERILQFLKLQRSEKAEVFSHLDPDFQEDTIRSIASHEVSDILNEMSPDDRTQLFEDFPDELIKYSINLLNPQERRVALKLLGYEADSIARLMTPYYVQIRKEWTVKRCFQQIKKVGKKVETLNFLYVVDERNRLIDDITIGSLLLADEEQLISELCDDHFVAIKTTTSKENAVPYFEKYDRSALPIITENGVLVGIVTIDDILDQIESQNTEDIQKFGGLDALDLPYTQTSVFEMVKKRGFWLVVLFFSEMLTASAMGHFEDEIQKAVVLALFVPLIISSGGNTGSQAATLIIRAMALQEIGLKDWWYVMKKEIFTGIFLGSILGIIGFMRIAFWQQVGLFNYGEHWTFVGLSIGVSLMLIVLWGTISGSMVPFVLKKLKLDPATSSAPFVATLVDVTGLIIYFSVAGLFLTGKLL, via the coding sequence ATCGAGAATCAAGAAATCATATTAAATCCTGCGGATATTGCCGAATCCCTGAGCAAATTGCCAGCGGAAGAACGTATTTTGCAGTTTTTGAAATTACAAAGATCTGAGAAGGCAGAAGTTTTCTCGCATCTTGACCCTGATTTTCAAGAAGATACTATCAGAAGTATTGCGAGTCACGAAGTTTCTGACATCCTGAACGAAATGTCGCCTGACGACAGAACTCAACTTTTTGAGGATTTTCCGGATGAACTAATCAAATATTCTATCAACCTTCTTAATCCGCAAGAGCGTAGAGTTGCCTTAAAACTTTTAGGCTACGAAGCGGATTCAATCGCACGTTTGATGACGCCTTATTATGTTCAGATCCGAAAAGAATGGACCGTTAAAAGATGTTTTCAGCAAATCAAAAAAGTTGGAAAGAAGGTAGAAACGCTCAATTTCCTCTATGTTGTTGATGAAAGAAATCGTTTGATAGACGATATTACAATAGGTTCTCTCCTATTGGCTGATGAAGAACAATTGATTTCTGAACTTTGTGATGACCATTTTGTTGCAATCAAAACAACAACTTCCAAAGAAAATGCAGTTCCGTATTTTGAGAAATATGATAGAAGTGCTTTGCCTATTATTACAGAAAATGGTGTTTTGGTGGGAATTGTGACTATCGATGATATCCTAGATCAAATTGAATCTCAAAATACTGAAGATATCCAGAAGTTTGGAGGTTTGGATGCATTGGATCTTCCTTACACACAAACTTCCGTTTTTGAAATGGTGAAGAAAAGAGGATTCTGGCTAGTTGTACTTTTCTTTTCCGAGATGTTGACCGCTTCTGCAATGGGACATTTTGAAGACGAAATCCAAAAGGCTGTTGTTTTAGCGTTATTTGTTCCACTAATTATTTCGAGTGGTGGAAACACGGGTTCGCAAGCTGCAACTTTGATTATCCGTGCAATGGCTCTACAAGAAATTGGACTGAAGGATTGGTGGTACGTGATGAAAAAGGAGATCTTCACAGGGATTTTCTTGGGAAGTATTTTGGGAATTATAGGGTTCATGAGAATTGCTTTCTGGCAACAAGTCGGATTATTTAATTATGGAGAACATTGGACTTTTGTTGGACTAAGTATCGGCGTTTCTTTGATGCTAATTGTTCTTTGGGGAACAATTTCAGGATCGATGGTTCCTTTTGTTCTTAAAAAATTAAAACTTGATCCAGCGACTTCTTCTGCTCCTTTTGTCGCAACGCTTGTGGATGTTACAGGATTGATTATCTACTTCTCTGTTGCAGGATTGTTCCTTACGGGGAAACTTCTATAA
- a CDS encoding bleomycin resistance protein encodes MISQIIPKLPFINKEKTLQYYQNLGFEFPADYDQYLIAVYNNSELHFFEFESLIPEKSDFMLYLKISNNIDKFYQQIQDKGIAIHPNGSLETKPWGMREFSLIDPNGTLLTFGEKMN; translated from the coding sequence ATGATTTCACAAATAATTCCAAAATTACCTTTTATCAACAAAGAAAAAACCTTACAGTATTATCAGAATTTAGGTTTTGAATTTCCTGCAGATTATGATCAATATTTGATTGCAGTTTATAATAATTCGGAGCTTCATTTTTTTGAGTTTGAAAGTTTGATTCCTGAAAAATCAGATTTTATGCTTTATCTCAAAATTTCGAATAATATTGATAAATTTTATCAGCAAATTCAGGATAAAGGAATTGCTATTCATCCCAATGGAAGCCTTGAAACAAAACCTTGGGGAATGAGAGAATTTTCTTTAATTGACCCGAACGGAACTTTACTGACTTTCGGAGAGAAAATGAATTAA
- the polA gene encoding DNA polymerase I, with amino-acid sequence MTSTDKRLYLIDAYAMIFRGYFAFIKNPRITTKGINTSAIFGFTNSLIELIKRDRPTHLAVVFDVGRTNVRHDDYAEYKANRLETPEPILLAKPYINSILEAMHIPILGVEGYEADDVIGTIACKAEKQGYQVFMVTPDKDFAQLVTENIKIYKPGLKGGDIEILGVEEVKAKYEINDPKQIIDYLGMMGDAVDNIPGLEGVGEKTAKKFIQEFGSMENLLANTHTLKGKLKEKVEASAERGLLSKKLATILCDAPIEFLEEQYDLDIPDFERVKEIFDELEFRRLYENLYRAFSNKEYVEELMEVDNPVAGKIETKVASHKNGTMDLFASFEQLEQATTTKTNIEENDHLYQYIDSPKAQKILVENLLKQKAVCFDTETTSLNELEAELIGMSFSYKKGLAYYVPISENQEEAQETVEIFRPFFEDQNVLKIAHNMKYDAKVLQNYNIDVTGKLFDTMIAHYLLNPDGRHGMDYLSEMYLDYKPVSIETLIGKKGKNQLTLREVDLVTQTNYAAEDADVTFQLYELFAPQLAKENLEDLFYNVEMPLMKVLAKIELTGVKLDEKWLAQESIDLENDLRILESKIFELSGEEFNMNSPKQLGEILFDKMQLDPKAKKTKTGQYATSEDVLQKLSSKHEIITSILEYRTLQKLKSTYVDALPSQIDKKDDRVHTTFAQTVAATGRLASVNPNLQNIPIRTLRGQQIRGAFVSDEGKKIISADYSQIELRLIAEISGEQNMIKAFQNGEDIHVSTAAKLFDIPLEEVTKTQRGQAKTVNFGIIYGQGAFALAEQTGLSRSEAKKMIDSYYENYPRLKEYMAEQVKKAQDFGYVETILGRKRHLKDINSSNFVVKAHAERNAVNAPIQGSAADIIKLAMIKIDKELEAQHLETKMLLQVHDELLFEVPIDEIETAKSLIKKEMESAFATSVPLLVEVGVGDNWLEAH; translated from the coding sequence ATGACTTCAACAGACAAAAGATTATATCTTATAGATGCTTACGCTATGATTTTTCGTGGCTATTTTGCATTCATCAAAAATCCGAGAATTACAACTAAAGGTATTAATACTTCAGCAATCTTCGGATTTACCAATTCATTGATTGAGCTTATCAAAAGAGACCGACCAACACACTTAGCAGTTGTTTTCGATGTTGGTAGAACCAATGTACGTCATGATGATTATGCAGAATATAAAGCCAATCGTTTGGAAACGCCAGAACCGATTTTGTTGGCGAAACCTTATATTAATAGTATTTTGGAAGCAATGCATATTCCTATTTTGGGAGTTGAAGGTTATGAAGCAGATGATGTTATCGGAACAATTGCCTGCAAAGCAGAAAAGCAAGGTTATCAGGTTTTTATGGTGACACCGGACAAAGATTTTGCGCAATTGGTAACAGAAAATATCAAAATTTATAAACCTGGCTTGAAAGGTGGTGACATCGAAATCTTAGGTGTCGAAGAAGTCAAAGCTAAATATGAGATCAACGATCCAAAACAAATCATCGATTATCTAGGAATGATGGGCGATGCTGTGGATAATATCCCGGGTTTGGAAGGTGTTGGTGAAAAGACAGCTAAGAAATTCATTCAGGAATTTGGATCAATGGAGAATCTTTTGGCAAATACGCATACTTTAAAAGGGAAACTTAAAGAAAAAGTTGAAGCCAGTGCAGAAAGAGGTTTATTATCCAAAAAGTTAGCAACAATACTTTGTGATGCTCCGATAGAGTTTTTAGAAGAACAATATGATTTGGATATTCCGGATTTTGAAAGAGTAAAAGAAATTTTTGATGAATTGGAATTCCGAAGACTTTATGAAAATCTTTACCGCGCATTCTCCAATAAAGAATATGTGGAAGAGCTGATGGAAGTAGATAATCCTGTCGCTGGAAAAATTGAAACAAAAGTTGCGTCTCATAAAAACGGTACAATGGATCTTTTTGCAAGTTTCGAACAATTGGAACAAGCAACAACGACAAAAACGAATATCGAAGAAAATGATCACCTTTATCAATACATAGATTCTCCAAAAGCTCAGAAAATCCTTGTAGAAAACCTTCTCAAACAAAAAGCGGTGTGTTTTGATACAGAAACAACTTCTCTTAATGAGCTGGAAGCTGAATTGATCGGAATGAGTTTTTCATACAAAAAAGGCTTGGCTTATTATGTTCCGATTTCTGAAAATCAGGAAGAAGCACAAGAAACAGTTGAGATTTTCCGTCCGTTTTTTGAAGATCAAAATGTTCTGAAAATTGCTCATAATATGAAATATGATGCTAAAGTTCTTCAGAATTATAATATAGATGTGACGGGCAAATTGTTCGATACGATGATTGCCCATTATCTTCTGAATCCAGACGGACGTCATGGAATGGACTATCTTTCCGAAATGTATCTAGACTACAAACCTGTTTCCATCGAGACTTTGATTGGAAAAAAAGGGAAGAATCAATTGACACTTCGCGAAGTTGATTTGGTGACTCAAACCAATTATGCGGCGGAAGATGCGGATGTTACGTTTCAATTATATGAATTATTTGCGCCGCAATTAGCCAAAGAAAATTTGGAGGATTTGTTCTACAATGTTGAGATGCCATTGATGAAAGTTTTGGCTAAAATAGAATTGACAGGTGTTAAACTTGATGAAAAATGGTTGGCTCAGGAAAGTATAGATTTGGAAAATGATTTGAGAATTCTTGAATCAAAAATATTCGAATTGTCTGGAGAAGAGTTCAATATGAATTCACCGAAGCAATTGGGAGAAATTTTATTTGATAAAATGCAATTGGATCCGAAAGCTAAAAAAACCAAAACCGGACAATATGCAACCTCAGAAGATGTATTACAAAAATTATCTTCAAAACATGAAATCATCACTTCGATTCTGGAATACAGAACTTTACAAAAATTAAAATCGACTTATGTTGATGCTTTGCCGAGTCAGATTGATAAAAAAGATGACCGTGTGCATACAACTTTTGCTCAAACCGTTGCTGCGACCGGACGTTTGGCAAGTGTGAATCCAAACCTTCAAAATATCCCAATCCGAACTTTGAGAGGACAACAGATTCGTGGTGCTTTTGTTTCGGATGAAGGAAAAAAAATCATTTCTGCCGATTATTCTCAAATTGAATTAAGATTGATTGCAGAAATTTCCGGCGAACAAAATATGATAAAGGCTTTCCAAAATGGTGAAGATATTCACGTTTCTACAGCGGCAAAATTATTTGATATTCCTCTGGAAGAAGTGACGAAAACTCAGAGAGGTCAGGCAAAAACCGTTAATTTTGGGATTATCTATGGTCAAGGTGCTTTTGCTTTAGCAGAACAAACCGGACTTTCCAGATCGGAAGCCAAGAAAATGATCGATTCTTATTATGAGAATTATCCAAGACTGAAAGAGTATATGGCAGAGCAAGTCAAAAAAGCTCAAGATTTCGGTTATGTAGAAACCATTCTCGGTAGAAAACGCCATTTAAAAGATATTAATTCAAGCAATTTTGTAGTTAAGGCTCACGCCGAAAGAAACGCCGTGAATGCACCAATCCAAGGAAGTGCGGCAGACATAATTAAACTCGCAATGATAAAAATTGATAAAGAGTTGGAAGCTCAACATCTTGAAACCAAAATGCTTTTGCAGGTTCACGATGAATTACTTTTTGAAGTTCCCATCGATGAAATAGAAACTGCAAAATCCTTAATCAAAAAAGAAATGGAATCGGCATTTGCTACAAGCGTTCCGCTTTTGGTGGAAGTTGGCGTTGGCGATAATTGGTTGGAAGCACATTAG
- a CDS encoding YciI family protein, with product MKAVVFYEHATDKSMDEFMAVFPRHEEFEAEFIKSGRVLGTGAFANAGEGAMAIFVDRQAAEDFVNGDPFVQEGLIAKTTIREWNDELA from the coding sequence ATGAAAGCAGTAGTATTTTACGAGCACGCAACAGACAAATCAATGGATGAATTTATGGCTGTGTTTCCACGCCACGAAGAGTTTGAAGCAGAATTTATAAAGTCCGGAAGAGTTCTTGGAACAGGCGCTTTTGCTAATGCTGGCGAAGGTGCAATGGCAATTTTTGTGGACAGACAAGCAGCGGAAGATTTTGTAAATGGCGACCCTTTTGTTCAGGAAGGTTTGATTGCAAAAACGACTATCAGAGAATGGAATGATGAATTGGCATAA
- a CDS encoding DUF7935 family protein yields the protein MFDSDYLPYAVAVIIALPFLVFAKQFVNSFIRLKKQEINFLATKSNSEIKLQALERMTLFLERLKPSNLVMKFDKGLQPHEFVFLTEKNITEEFEYNASQQLYISKSSWQDILTSKNNVIQALHKTYEELNENSKLEDFKTVFLMSYLNSEDYISDTIENLRKELNKII from the coding sequence ATGTTTGATTCAGATTATTTACCTTACGCTGTTGCAGTTATCATCGCATTGCCATTCTTGGTTTTTGCGAAACAATTCGTTAACAGTTTTATCAGACTCAAAAAACAGGAAATCAATTTCCTTGCAACAAAATCAAACAGCGAGATCAAGCTTCAGGCTTTAGAAAGAATGACTTTATTCTTAGAAAGACTTAAGCCATCCAATCTTGTAATGAAATTCGATAAAGGTCTTCAGCCTCACGAATTCGTTTTTCTTACTGAAAAAAATATCACAGAAGAGTTTGAATACAATGCTTCCCAGCAACTTTACATTTCAAAATCTTCCTGGCAAGATATCTTGACTAGTAAAAACAACGTCATCCAAGCCCTTCATAAAACCTATGAGGAACTGAATGAAAACTCAAAATTAGAAGACTTCAAAACTGTTTTCCTGATGAGTTATCTTAACTCCGAAGATTACATTTCGGACACGATTGAGAATCTTAGAAAAGAACTTAACAAAATAATATAA
- a CDS encoding MFS transporter has product MLSFLIFSMLLNSMGVIILQLSEKISYKGLGVLESFKDIPMAIVSLFCVNLIAKTGNKNALIFSLIFILVSCIALPLVDAFWFFKIWLSIVGVSFALAKISVFSIIKNNFQDKQLASSISSVDASFMIGIFFVNIGFGSLLTSSFSEYWKFGFWVIAVLSIINILMLKPLKIDEIKISNTEKKSGEWKFFLNLKIIYFFVIVFFMVFVEQSFNSWLPSFFRNNLKLNSYFALQASAFLALFSFFGRLINSRLILRFHWFKLVLICLFTVFTILAICQIIISNFYLDYKFLLIFLMPLIGLFLAPLFPLYNAEVLNKVPKEKTHLLISIVMICSSLGSSVGSLYMAGVFHKNLSNFYPIFILFPLLIIFGLTFFLNKTTITYDRNQQE; this is encoded by the coding sequence ATGTTGAGCTTTTTAATCTTCTCTATGTTGCTTAACAGCATGGGAGTGATTATTCTGCAACTTTCGGAGAAGATTTCATACAAAGGCTTGGGGGTTTTGGAGTCATTTAAAGATATTCCGATGGCAATTGTGTCATTGTTCTGTGTTAATTTAATTGCTAAAACTGGAAATAAAAACGCCCTTATTTTTTCATTGATTTTTATTCTCGTAAGTTGCATTGCACTTCCTCTCGTGGATGCTTTTTGGTTTTTCAAGATTTGGCTCAGTATTGTTGGGGTAAGCTTTGCTCTGGCTAAAATCTCGGTTTTCAGTATTATCAAAAATAATTTTCAGGACAAACAGTTGGCAAGTTCAATCAGCAGTGTGGATGCCTCTTTTATGATTGGAATTTTCTTTGTCAATATAGGTTTCGGAAGTCTGTTAACTAGTTCTTTTTCCGAATATTGGAAATTCGGATTTTGGGTAATTGCAGTTTTAAGTATCATTAATATTCTAATGCTGAAACCTCTGAAAATAGATGAAATTAAGATTTCAAACACAGAAAAAAAATCGGGCGAATGGAAGTTTTTTCTTAATCTAAAAATCATTTATTTCTTTGTCATTGTCTTTTTTATGGTTTTTGTAGAGCAAAGTTTTAACTCCTGGTTACCAAGTTTTTTTAGAAATAATTTGAAACTCAATTCTTATTTTGCATTGCAGGCTTCAGCATTTTTAGCATTATTTTCTTTTTTTGGCAGATTGATTAACAGCAGATTGATTTTAAGATTCCATTGGTTTAAATTGGTACTGATTTGTCTTTTTACCGTCTTCACCATATTGGCAATTTGTCAAATCATTATCTCAAATTTTTATTTGGATTATAAATTCCTGCTTATATTCTTGATGCCTTTAATTGGATTATTTCTAGCACCATTGTTTCCGCTCTATAATGCAGAAGTTTTGAATAAAGTTCCAAAGGAAAAAACACACTTGCTAATATCAATTGTTATGATTTGTTCCTCCTTAGGAAGTTCAGTCGGTTCTCTGTATATGGCAGGAGTTTTTCATAAAAATCTAAGTAATTTTTATCCAATATTTATTTTATTCCCATTATTAATTATATTTGGTCTCACTTTTTTTCTTAATAAAACAACGATAACCTATGACCGAAACCAACAAGAATAA
- a CDS encoding inorganic pyrophosphatase, with product MIPSFKAHPWHGISAGENSPEIVNVFVEIVPTDTIKYEVDKESGYLKVDRPQKFSNIIPAMYGFVPRTYCEDEVKNLAVSTGATDVTEGDHDPLDICVLSSHNFTSGNIILQAIPIGGFQMIDKGEADDKIIAVLVEDQVYGHIRDISELPKAEVNRLLHYFLSYKNLPTEPAKVKIDLVYGADQAKQVIIASQKDYTDNFVEKLK from the coding sequence ATGATTCCTAGTTTTAAAGCACATCCTTGGCACGGGATTTCTGCTGGAGAAAATTCTCCTGAGATTGTAAACGTTTTTGTAGAAATCGTTCCAACGGACACTATAAAATATGAAGTAGATAAAGAAAGTGGTTATCTTAAAGTGGATCGTCCACAGAAATTTTCCAACATTATTCCTGCGATGTACGGTTTCGTTCCAAGAACGTATTGCGAGGATGAAGTTAAGAATTTAGCGGTTTCAACTGGCGCAACAGACGTTACAGAAGGCGATCACGATCCTTTGGATATCTGCGTTCTTAGCTCGCACAATTTCACTTCTGGTAACATTATTTTGCAGGCGATTCCAATTGGAGGTTTCCAAATGATTGACAAAGGAGAAGCTGATGACAAGATTATTGCAGTTCTGGTAGAAGATCAGGTTTACGGTCACATCAGGGATATTTCTGAGTTGCCAAAAGCAGAAGTTAACCGTTTGTTACACTATTTCTTGAGCTACAAAAACTTGCCAACAGAACCTGCAAAAGTGAAAATAGATTTGGTTTACGGCGCAGATCAGGCAAAACAAGTCATTATTGCCTCACAAAAAGATTATACAGATAATTTCGTTGAAAAATTGAAATAA
- a CDS encoding NUDIX hydrolase has protein sequence MTETNKNKQNLRELIDTKDFVEHVSVDCVIFGFHKDTLKVLLLKYHDLDLWAVPGGFIFNDENLNDAAARTLYERTHLSDVYMEQFYTFGDIKRTENNTHQKLLENKNIKVDTNHWIYQRFISVGYYALIDYTLTYTFPDSFNEVCQWFNVDEIPNLAFDHKEMIEKGLLYLRKNIDYQVMGSNLLPDKFTMKELQNLYESILGEPLRRNNFQRKILSMNILERLEKHYSGSANKAPYLYRFLDNPEVKNNDFGN, from the coding sequence ATGACCGAAACCAACAAGAATAAACAGAATTTAAGGGAACTTATAGACACAAAAGACTTCGTGGAACACGTGTCTGTAGATTGTGTTATTTTCGGATTTCATAAGGATACACTGAAGGTTTTGTTGTTAAAATATCATGATTTGGATCTTTGGGCAGTTCCCGGAGGATTTATTTTTAATGATGAAAATCTGAATGACGCTGCTGCCAGAACTTTGTACGAGAGAACACATCTTTCGGATGTTTATATGGAGCAATTTTACACTTTTGGTGATATCAAAAGGACAGAAAACAATACACACCAAAAACTTTTAGAGAACAAAAATATTAAAGTGGATACCAATCACTGGATTTATCAGCGTTTTATTTCTGTTGGTTATTATGCTCTGATTGATTATACTCTAACATACACTTTCCCCGATTCATTCAATGAAGTTTGCCAATGGTTTAATGTGGATGAAATTCCGAATCTCGCTTTTGACCACAAGGAAATGATTGAAAAAGGACTCCTCTATCTTAGGAAAAATATAGACTATCAAGTGATGGGTAGTAATCTTTTACCTGATAAATTCACGATGAAAGAACTTCAAAATCTTTATGAATCTATCTTGGGAGAACCACTCAGAAGGAATAATTTTCAAAGAAAAATATTGAGCATGAATATCTTGGAAAGACTGGAAAAACATTATAGTGGTTCAGCAAACAAGGCGCCTTATCTCTATAGATTTTTAGATAATCCTGAAGTCAAGAATAATGATTTTGGTAATTAA
- a CDS encoding pyruvate decarboxylase, with protein MKKNYSFYSVFILCFLVSCASYGDSLLYFNKDAKINAIKTVLYFEPEVFPDITEIKDPTFSAFYNATSDKMKSIGNVKYLQVNTSIPFDEVDSKTVKEICKNNNADVAVIPKVKYFKVGFGKYVFSNQVVVSLKLYDSNGDFVMETSYDTYKGNARLLGSAENSVIIGTKGAIRKMEKELRNRQVILRKAS; from the coding sequence ATGAAGAAAAACTACTCTTTTTATTCTGTTTTTATCCTTTGCTTTTTAGTTTCCTGTGCCAGTTATGGGGACAGTCTTCTTTATTTTAATAAAGATGCAAAAATCAATGCTATAAAAACTGTTCTTTACTTTGAACCAGAGGTGTTTCCTGATATTACTGAGATTAAAGATCCTACATTTTCTGCTTTTTATAATGCAACTTCTGACAAGATGAAATCTATAGGAAATGTAAAATATTTGCAGGTCAACACTTCTATTCCTTTTGACGAAGTTGATTCTAAAACGGTAAAAGAAATCTGTAAAAATAATAATGCAGATGTTGCTGTTATACCAAAAGTAAAATATTTCAAAGTTGGCTTTGGAAAGTATGTGTTTTCTAATCAAGTGGTTGTAAGTTTGAAGCTTTATGATTCTAATGGTGATTTTGTAATGGAAACTTCCTACGATACTTATAAAGGAAATGCCAGATTGTTGGGAAGTGCAGAAAACTCTGTAATAATCGGTACAAAAGGAGCTATCCGAAAAATGGAAAAAGAACTGAGAAACCGACAAGTAATCCTAAGAAAAGCATCTTAA
- a CDS encoding M28 family metallopeptidase: protein MRNVKLYGFFIGAALLTSCASSKNFGYEGKGFKDAYNSITAEELKTNLYVIAGDDMEGRDTGSAGQKKAGVYMIEQYKKNGIGFPSVLGSYYQKVPSEAMKKYGETLPDSENIMAYIEGSEKPNEVIVVSAHYDHVGMKKGEVYNGADDDGSGTVAVMEIAQAFQEAKKKGYGPKRSILFLHVTGEEHGLFGSEYYSEHPVFPLANTVADLNIDMIGRDDPENRGKQYVYVIGSEMLSTELKKINEEANKKSVNLELNYKYDDPKDPQRLYYRSDHYNFAKHNIPVAFFFDGIHEDYHKPTDTPDKIDYPLLQKRTQLVFTTAWELANRPERIVVDGKNTR from the coding sequence ATGAGAAATGTAAAACTATACGGATTTTTCATTGGTGCAGCGCTTTTGACAAGTTGTGCGTCCAGTAAAAATTTCGGTTATGAAGGAAAAGGTTTCAAAGACGCCTATAACAGTATTACTGCAGAAGAACTGAAAACCAATCTTTATGTGATTGCTGGTGATGATATGGAAGGTAGAGATACCGGAAGTGCGGGACAGAAAAAAGCCGGCGTTTATATGATTGAGCAGTACAAAAAAAATGGAATTGGTTTCCCATCGGTATTAGGTTCTTATTATCAAAAAGTACCTTCTGAAGCTATGAAAAAATACGGTGAAACTCTGCCAGATTCTGAAAATATAATGGCTTATATAGAAGGTTCTGAGAAACCAAATGAAGTGATTGTAGTTTCTGCTCATTACGATCACGTAGGAATGAAAAAAGGCGAAGTTTACAACGGTGCAGATGATGACGGAAGTGGAACTGTGGCTGTAATGGAAATTGCTCAAGCTTTTCAGGAAGCTAAGAAAAAAGGTTATGGACCAAAACGTTCTATTCTTTTTCTACATGTAACAGGTGAGGAGCACGGACTTTTTGGTTCCGAATATTACTCAGAGCATCCGGTTTTTCCTTTGGCTAATACTGTTGCAGACCTTAATATTGATATGATCGGACGTGATGATCCAGAAAACAGAGGCAAGCAATATGTATATGTGATCGGATCTGAAATGTTGAGTACAGAATTGAAAAAAATCAATGAAGAAGCCAACAAAAAATCGGTGAATCTGGAACTAAATTACAAATATGATGATCCAAAAGATCCACAAAGATTGTATTACAGATCAGACCATTACAACTTTGCGAAGCATAATATTCCGGTTGCATTTTTCTTTGACGGAATCCACGAAGATTATCACAAACCGACAGATACGCCTGACAAAATTGATTATCCATTGTTGCAGAAAAGAACGCAATTGGTTTTCACGACTGCCTGGGAATTGGCAAATAGACCAGAAAGAATTGTTGTTGACGGAAAGAATACCAGATAA
- the radC gene encoding RadC family protein translates to MSIKSLAEDDRPREKFLLKGKASVSDSELLAIIMGSGNREESAVELARRILNSVENNWHRLSQLSIKDLMKFKGVGEAKAISIATALEIGNRKSQQEVLERQQISSSKDVFEVLQPHLSDLSTEEFWAIFLNHQNKILYKTCLFRGGIANSVADVRVIFKTALEHFSTRIIVAHNHPAGSLKPSQEDISITNKINEAGNLLDIELLDHIIIAQNKFYSFKEEGIL, encoded by the coding sequence ATGAGTATAAAATCCCTTGCGGAAGACGACCGCCCAAGAGAAAAATTCCTGTTGAAAGGGAAAGCTTCAGTTTCCGATTCGGAACTGCTGGCAATCATTATGGGAAGTGGAAATCGTGAGGAATCTGCTGTAGAATTGGCAAGAAGAATTTTGAATTCGGTAGAAAATAACTGGCACAGATTAAGTCAATTATCTATAAAAGATTTGATGAAGTTCAAAGGAGTAGGTGAGGCAAAAGCTATTTCTATTGCAACGGCGTTGGAAATCGGGAACAGAAAATCTCAACAGGAAGTTCTCGAAAGACAGCAGATTTCCAGCAGCAAAGACGTTTTTGAAGTTTTGCAGCCACATCTTTCAGATTTGTCAACAGAAGAATTCTGGGCGATTTTCCTGAATCATCAAAACAAGATTTTATATAAAACCTGTCTTTTCAGAGGTGGAATTGCAAATTCTGTGGCTGATGTAAGAGTAATCTTCAAAACAGCTTTGGAACATTTTTCTACTAGAATCATTGTTGCACACAATCATCCTGCAGGAAGTCTGAAGCCAAGTCAGGAAGATATTAGTATTACAAATAAGATTAATGAAGCTGGAAATTTGTTGGATATAGAATTACTAGATCACATTATTATTGCTCAAAATAAATTTTATAGTTTCAAAGAAGAAGGGATTTTATGA